A window of Desulfomicrobium macestii contains these coding sequences:
- a CDS encoding response regulator encodes MTDHELRDDIVFAAEDDLGSSPRERKAWKLLIVDDEEDVHSITRMVLEGFEFEGASLEFLSAFSADEGRQALVENPDIAVMLLDVVMETPHAGLDLARQVREELGNALVRIILRTGQPGQAPERQVIINYDINDYKSKSELTAQKLFTAVTTGIRSYRDLRAIDSSRQGLEDIIAASVDLFQADSLELFARGVLTQMTSLLHLEDSSMYLGDASGFAARDRLDDFVIIAGTGDFSSLESRLASEVLDAQEMDLIRRAASTDQCFFSHTSYAGCFGMTSGARHVLFLRVLRELTPLEQDLVQIFAANVTVAFENLQLNQEIAQTHREVIFTLGEVVENRALAGGMHVHRVAEMAWLLGHHAGLSADDCDLLRLAMPMHDVGKVAIPDSVLLKAGPLDEVERGIIEQHPRLGFDILNRSGNHVMQTAARIALEHQEAWDGSGYPQGLAGEGIHMFSRIARVVDVLDSLLSERVYKDAWTVADALAYLHDQRGRMFDPALIDTLLAHKDEFLALREDIIQQSQDIKMPHREKKP; translated from the coding sequence ATGACCGATCACGAGCTGCGCGACGACATCGTGTTTGCCGCCGAGGACGACCTGGGCTCGTCCCCACGGGAACGCAAGGCCTGGAAACTTCTGATCGTGGATGACGAAGAGGATGTGCACAGCATCACGCGCATGGTCCTGGAGGGATTCGAGTTCGAGGGCGCAAGCCTCGAATTCCTGAGCGCGTTCAGTGCGGACGAAGGCAGGCAGGCCCTGGTCGAGAACCCCGATATCGCGGTCATGCTTCTTGACGTGGTCATGGAGACGCCTCATGCGGGCCTCGATCTGGCCCGGCAGGTGCGCGAGGAGCTGGGCAATGCGCTGGTGCGCATCATCCTCCGCACGGGCCAGCCTGGCCAGGCTCCAGAACGCCAGGTCATCATCAACTACGACATCAACGACTACAAGAGCAAATCCGAACTCACGGCCCAGAAGCTCTTTACCGCCGTGACCACGGGCATTCGTTCCTACCGCGACCTGCGGGCCATAGACTCCAGCCGTCAGGGACTCGAAGACATCATCGCCGCGTCGGTCGACCTGTTTCAGGCCGACAGCCTGGAGCTTTTCGCGCGCGGGGTGCTGACCCAGATGACCTCGCTCCTGCATCTGGAGGACAGCTCCATGTATCTGGGCGATGCCTCGGGATTCGCGGCCCGTGACAGGCTCGATGATTTTGTCATCATCGCGGGCACCGGAGATTTTTCCAGCCTTGAGTCCCGCCTGGCGAGCGAAGTGCTCGATGCGCAGGAAATGGACCTGATCCGCCGGGCCGCAAGCACGGACCAGTGCTTTTTCAGCCATACCAGCTACGCGGGCTGTTTCGGCATGACCAGCGGCGCGCGTCATGTGCTTTTTCTGCGCGTGCTGCGTGAACTTACGCCTCTGGAACAGGATCTGGTTCAGATCTTCGCGGCCAACGTGACCGTGGCTTTCGAGAACCTGCAATTGAATCAGGAGATCGCGCAGACCCACCGGGAGGTCATTTTCACTCTCGGCGAGGTCGTGGAAAATCGGGCTCTGGCCGGTGGCATGCACGTGCACCGGGTGGCTGAGATGGCTTGGCTGCTGGGGCATCATGCGGGGCTGTCCGCGGATGACTGCGACCTTTTGCGTCTGGCCATGCCCATGCACGACGTGGGCAAGGTGGCCATCCCCGACAGCGTGCTCCTCAAGGCCGGTCCTCTGGACGAGGTCGAACGCGGGATCATCGAACAGCATCCGCGTCTGGGTTTCGACATCCTGAACCGATCCGGCAACCACGTCATGCAGACAGCGGCGCGCATCGCTCTCGAACACCAGGAGGCCTGGGACGGCAGCGGCTACCCACAGGGCCTCGCGGGGGAGGGCATTCACATGTTCAGCCGCATCGCACGGGTGGTCGATGTCCTGGACAGTCTGCTCAGCGAGCGCGTCTATAAAGACGCCTGGACCGTGGCCGACGCTCTGGCGTACCTGCACGATCAGCGCGGGCGCATGTTCGACCCGGCCCTGATCGACACGCTGCTTGCGCACAAGGACGAGTTTCTGGCCTTGCGGGAGGATATTATTCAGCAGAGTCAGGATATTAAAATGCCCCATCGTGAAAAAAAACCTTGA
- a CDS encoding response regulator — protein MKSEHAMEEVHFADETPPLKPESEGLWKVMIVDDDDFVHKVTELTLGDYHYQNTPVRYLHAYSGAEARALLREHPDTAVILLDVVMETENAGLEFARHVRKEANNSFVRIILRTGQPGQAPERKVITEYDINDYKHKAELSEQRLFTAITAAIRSYRDLRTIELGRLGLQEVICASAALFSAGSVQDFFVLALEHILRTGRCAGPCCRENGLVALGTDGGFEILESRGLASGPDNVPVGRLRELFERASREGRVLVLDQEFAARFFNSHTDQDFFFYVFFGRPLSETEQGLLHILGGNIAVALSNLFLTEEIVATQREVVLTLGEVVETRSKETAHHVKRVAEYSYVLAIKAGLSDERARLLRMASPMHDVGKIGIPDSILFKPGKLTDDEFSIIKTHTVIGHSILKGSPRRIMRTAATIALQHHEHWDGGGYPHGLVEDETHIFGRITALADVFDALSCDRVYKKAWPLNEVLDYLREKRGRQFDPFLVDIFLENLDEILAIRVAYPD, from the coding sequence ATGAAAAGCGAGCATGCGATGGAAGAAGTTCACTTTGCAGACGAAACTCCTCCCCTGAAGCCCGAGAGCGAAGGGCTGTGGAAGGTCATGATCGTGGATGACGACGACTTCGTGCACAAGGTCACGGAGCTGACCCTGGGCGACTATCATTACCAGAATACTCCCGTGCGTTATCTGCACGCCTATTCCGGCGCCGAGGCGCGGGCGCTCCTGCGCGAGCATCCGGATACGGCCGTGATTCTGCTCGACGTTGTCATGGAGACGGAAAACGCGGGGCTTGAGTTCGCAAGGCACGTGCGCAAGGAGGCCAACAACTCCTTCGTGCGCATCATCCTGCGCACGGGCCAGCCGGGGCAGGCCCCCGAGCGCAAGGTCATCACCGAATACGATATCAACGATTACAAGCACAAGGCGGAGCTGAGCGAGCAGCGCCTGTTCACGGCCATCACCGCGGCCATCCGATCCTACCGCGATCTGCGCACCATCGAGCTTGGCCGCCTGGGATTGCAGGAGGTCATCTGCGCCTCCGCGGCCCTGTTCTCGGCCGGTTCGGTGCAGGATTTCTTTGTCCTGGCCCTGGAGCACATCCTGCGCACCGGCCGTTGCGCAGGGCCGTGCTGCCGTGAGAACGGCCTGGTGGCGCTGGGCACCGACGGGGGGTTCGAGATTCTGGAGTCGCGCGGGCTCGCTTCCGGTCCCGACAACGTCCCTGTCGGGCGCCTGCGGGAGCTGTTCGAGCGCGCGAGCAGGGAAGGGCGGGTGCTGGTGCTCGACCAGGAGTTCGCGGCCAGATTTTTCAATTCGCACACTGACCAGGACTTTTTCTTCTACGTCTTCTTCGGTCGCCCCCTGAGTGAGACGGAGCAGGGCCTTCTGCACATTCTGGGCGGAAACATCGCCGTGGCTCTCAGCAACCTCTTTCTGACCGAGGAGATCGTGGCCACGCAGCGCGAGGTTGTGCTCACCCTCGGCGAGGTGGTCGAGACCCGCTCCAAGGAAACGGCCCATCACGTCAAGCGCGTGGCCGAATATTCCTACGTATTGGCGATCAAGGCCGGACTCTCGGACGAGCGGGCGCGTCTTCTGCGCATGGCCTCGCCCATGCATGACGTGGGTAAGATCGGCATCCCCGACTCCATCCTCTTCAAGCCCGGCAAGCTCACCGACGATGAGTTCTCCATCATCAAGACGCACACGGTCATCGGTCATTCCATCCTCAAAGGCTCGCCGCGCCGCATCATGCGCACCGCCGCCACCATTGCCCTGCAGCACCACGAGCACTGGGACGGCGGCGGATACCCCCACGGGCTGGTCGAGGACGAGACGCATATTTTTGGGCGCATCACGGCCCTGGCCGATGTTTTTGACGCGCTCTCCTGCGATCGGGTCTACAAGAAGGCATGGCCGCTGAACGAGGTCCTGGACTATCTCCGGGAGAAGAGGGGCAGGCAGTTCGATCCGTTCCTGGTGGACATTTTTCTGGAGAATCTGGACGAGATACTGGCCATCCGGGTCGCGTATCCGGACTAG
- a CDS encoding DUF3369 domain-containing protein, whose protein sequence is MDDMRKVGSSFLSDELFFADEQEPSRSRVVPGWKLLIVDDEEEVHVITRMVLEGLTFSGKGLTFLSAYSAAQARELLRGNDDIAVILLDVVMETGQAGLELVEFIRSELGNRSVRIILRTGQPGQAPEREVITRYDINDYKHKTELTAQKLFSTVTTAIRSYRDLNVIEKSRQGLNLIISSTRGLFERRNMALFAQGVLDQMSSLLRVNEDCLFLHSPSGFAATVRDGDISVLAGTGEFGHCGMEETACVLDDSVTLVLQQALRQRGGVFGEDSFVQYFRSRRGSENLLYFRLDRSLNAFERRLVEVFSGNVAIALDNMLLNTELLHSQKEIILTLGECVESRSKETAGHVRRVSECCRLLASELGFDSPEVDLVRLASPMHDVGKIGIPDSILLKPGKLTMEEFEIMKTHTLLGHQILKGSSRPIMQAAAVIAHEHHERWNGSGYPLGLAGQDIHPYGRIVCLVDVFDSLLSRRVYKEPWPLDQVRGFILAERGEMFDPHMVDTMMRQLDAFVAIRQDFPD, encoded by the coding sequence ATGGATGACATGAGAAAAGTCGGTTCCTCATTCCTTTCGGATGAATTGTTTTTTGCCGACGAGCAGGAGCCGTCCCGGTCCCGGGTGGTGCCCGGCTGGAAGCTGCTTATCGTCGACGACGAGGAGGAGGTGCACGTCATCACCAGGATGGTGCTTGAGGGCCTGACCTTTTCCGGCAAGGGGCTGACATTTCTGAGCGCCTACTCCGCAGCGCAGGCCCGGGAACTCCTGCGCGGGAACGACGACATCGCCGTCATCCTCCTTGATGTGGTCATGGAGACGGGCCAGGCGGGACTGGAGCTTGTCGAATTCATCCGTTCGGAGCTCGGCAATCGCTCCGTGCGCATCATCCTGCGCACGGGCCAGCCCGGTCAGGCCCCGGAGCGAGAGGTCATCACCCGCTACGACATCAATGACTACAAGCACAAGACGGAGCTGACCGCCCAGAAGCTCTTTTCCACCGTGACCACGGCCATCCGTTCGTATCGGGACCTGAACGTCATCGAGAAGAGCCGCCAGGGCCTTAATCTGATCATATCCTCCACCAGGGGGCTCTTCGAGCGGCGCAACATGGCGCTCTTTGCCCAGGGCGTCCTCGATCAGATGAGTTCCCTGCTGCGCGTCAACGAGGACTGCCTTTTCCTGCATTCCCCTTCCGGATTCGCGGCCACGGTGCGCGACGGCGACATTTCCGTTCTCGCGGGGACGGGAGAGTTCGGTCATTGCGGAATGGAAGAGACGGCCTGCGTACTGGACGACAGCGTGACCCTCGTCTTGCAGCAGGCCTTGCGGCAAAGGGGGGGCGTCTTCGGCGAGGACTCCTTCGTCCAGTATTTTCGTTCCCGGCGCGGGTCCGAGAATCTGCTCTATTTTCGTCTGGACAGATCCCTCAATGCCTTCGAGCGCAGGCTGGTGGAGGTTTTCTCCGGGAATGTGGCCATCGCGCTGGACAACATGCTGCTGAACACGGAGCTGCTGCATAGCCAGAAGGAGATCATCCTGACCCTTGGCGAGTGCGTGGAGTCGCGCTCCAAGGAGACGGCGGGGCATGTGCGCCGGGTTTCGGAATGCTGCCGGCTGCTGGCCTCGGAGCTTGGTTTTGACTCCCCGGAGGTGGACCTTGTGCGCCTGGCCTCGCCCATGCATGATGTGGGCAAGATCGGCATCCCCGATTCCATCCTGCTCAAGCCCGGCAAGCTGACCATGGAGGAATTCGAGATCATGAAGACCCACACCCTGCTCGGCCATCAGATTTTGAAGGGTTCCAGTCGGCCGATCATGCAGGCCGCGGCGGTCATTGCCCATGAGCATCATGAGCGCTGGAACGGTTCGGGCTATCCTCTGGGCCTTGCCGGACAGGACATCCACCCGTACGGGCGCATCGTCTGCCTGGTCGATGTCTTCGACTCCCTGCTCTCGCGCAGGGTCTACAAGGAACCCTGGCCCCTCGACCAGGTGCGTGGGTTCATCCTCGCGGAGCGCGGGGAGATGTTCGACCCGCACATGGTCGATACGATGATGCGGCAGCTCGACGCCTTTGTCGCCATCCGCCAGGATTTTCCCGATTGA
- a CDS encoding insulinase family protein encodes MTTGFTRVSTTYVQEISSRADIFVHDKTGARILSVVNDDENKVFGISFRTPPSDSTGVAHILEHSVLCGSRKYPVKEPFVDLLKGSLQTFLNAMTYPDKTCYPVASQNLKDFYNLVDVYLDAVFFPRITPEIFEQEGWHLDLPEKGGELSIKGVVYNEMKGVYSSPDSQLAEHSQQSLFPDTTYGLDSGGNPRAITDLTYEGFLEFHRTLYHPSNAWIFFYGDDDPDARLELLSEYLDQFSALDVNSSIARQKPFDAPREVRLGFEAMGEDEDALGMLTMNWLLPGKEDAGTVLACKILDGLLTGMNASPLRKALIESGLGEDLTGAGVEHEMAQMYYSVGMKGVLPENFQAVRELIVKTLEDIVAQGFEADLIEAGVNSAEFDLRENNTGSYPRGLIVMLRSLGSWLYDLDPLELVAFEAPMAALKERLARGERVFEDLIARHILGNPHASVVILEPEEGHAARIEREEQELIAKLRADQAALADDELVRRTEQLRRMQEAPDSPEALALLPSLTREDIDPTVRVVPTEVRDWEEATALMHDLPTNNICYMDLALDLGAVPDRLIPLVPLFGRALTEMGTMKEDYVSFSKRINSKTGGVYARSLLSQREDGPGPVARLVVRAKAVGERVGDMIDIVHDALTLARFDDRERFRQMVLEEKAGLEHALVPSGHHFVGLRLRSRFNLADSMQERMGGLENLFFQRELADRMDSDFDGVLSDLEELRRALVNRNGAVLNLTMDEGMLAAHGERFREFVASLPGGAPVRAVWPGLGEDGHEGLVIPAQVNYVGKICDLHKAGYSFHGSSLVAVKYLRTTWLWEQVRVLGGAYGGFCNYGRLSGLMSFGSYRDPNVTSTLAAFDGCGKFLETVSLDRGELLKAIIGTSGDLDPYQLPDSKGFTALSQHLAGVTTETRQRIRDEVLATDERHFREFGALLREVAPTGLVCVLGGEDSLTRAASQGLDLTRRIRLL; translated from the coding sequence ATGACCACCGGATTCACTCGCGTTTCAACCACTTATGTTCAGGAAATTTCATCCCGGGCCGATATCTTCGTGCACGACAAGACAGGAGCGCGCATCCTGTCCGTGGTCAACGACGACGAAAACAAGGTCTTCGGCATCAGCTTTCGCACTCCGCCGTCGGATTCGACGGGAGTGGCGCACATCCTGGAGCATTCGGTGCTGTGCGGGTCGCGCAAATATCCGGTCAAGGAGCCCTTCGTGGACCTCCTGAAGGGTTCGTTGCAGACCTTCCTGAACGCCATGACTTACCCGGACAAGACCTGCTATCCCGTGGCCAGCCAGAACCTCAAGGATTTCTACAATCTGGTGGACGTGTATCTGGACGCGGTCTTCTTTCCGCGCATCACTCCCGAGATCTTTGAGCAGGAGGGCTGGCATCTGGACCTGCCGGAAAAGGGCGGGGAGCTGTCCATCAAGGGCGTGGTCTACAATGAAATGAAGGGCGTGTACTCTTCGCCGGATTCGCAGCTCGCCGAGCATTCCCAGCAATCCCTCTTTCCGGACACTACCTACGGCCTGGACTCCGGCGGCAACCCCCGCGCCATCACGGATCTGACCTACGAAGGCTTTCTTGAGTTCCATCGCACGCTCTATCATCCCTCCAACGCATGGATCTTTTTTTACGGCGACGACGACCCGGACGCCCGGCTCGAACTTTTGAGCGAATATCTGGATCAGTTCTCCGCCCTGGATGTGAATTCGTCCATTGCGCGGCAGAAGCCCTTCGACGCCCCGCGTGAAGTGCGGCTCGGTTTCGAGGCCATGGGCGAGGATGAAGACGCGCTGGGCATGCTGACCATGAACTGGCTGCTGCCCGGCAAGGAAGACGCCGGGACCGTGCTGGCCTGCAAGATTCTGGACGGCCTTCTGACCGGGATGAACGCTTCCCCACTGCGCAAGGCGCTCATCGAGTCGGGCCTGGGCGAGGACCTGACCGGGGCGGGCGTCGAGCACGAGATGGCCCAGATGTACTATTCCGTGGGCATGAAGGGTGTGCTGCCGGAAAATTTCCAGGCGGTACGCGAGCTCATCGTCAAGACCCTCGAAGATATAGTGGCTCAGGGGTTCGAGGCCGATCTGATCGAGGCCGGAGTCAATTCCGCCGAGTTCGATCTGCGCGAGAACAACACCGGCTCCTATCCGCGCGGTCTCATCGTCATGCTGCGCTCGCTGGGGTCCTGGCTGTATGACCTCGATCCGCTGGAGCTGGTGGCCTTCGAGGCGCCCATGGCGGCCCTGAAAGAACGGCTGGCCCGGGGCGAGAGGGTCTTCGAGGATCTCATCGCGCGCCACATCCTGGGCAATCCCCACGCCAGCGTGGTCATCCTCGAACCCGAGGAAGGACACGCGGCGCGGATTGAGCGGGAGGAGCAGGAGCTGATAGCCAAGCTGCGCGCCGATCAGGCGGCCCTGGCCGACGACGAGCTGGTGCGGCGCACCGAGCAGTTGCGGCGCATGCAGGAGGCCCCGGATTCGCCCGAGGCCCTGGCCCTGCTGCCCAGCCTCACCCGGGAAGACATCGACCCCACGGTGCGGGTCGTGCCCACCGAGGTGCGTGACTGGGAGGAGGCCACGGCGCTCATGCACGACCTGCCGACCAACAATATCTGCTACATGGATCTGGCCCTGGACCTTGGCGCGGTGCCCGATCGTCTCATTCCCCTGGTCCCGCTCTTCGGCCGCGCCCTGACCGAGATGGGCACCATGAAGGAGGACTACGTGTCCTTCTCCAAGCGGATTAACAGCAAGACCGGCGGGGTCTACGCCAGGAGCCTCCTGTCCCAGCGCGAGGACGGTCCCGGCCCCGTGGCCCGGCTGGTGGTGCGGGCCAAGGCCGTGGGCGAGCGGGTCGGCGACATGATCGACATCGTGCATGACGCCCTGACCCTGGCCCGTTTCGACGACCGTGAGCGCTTCCGCCAGATGGTGCTGGAGGAGAAGGCGGGCCTTGAGCACGCCCTGGTGCCCTCCGGCCATCATTTCGTGGGCCTGCGCCTGCGCTCGCGCTTCAATCTGGCGGACAGCATGCAGGAGCGCATGGGCGGCCTTGAGAATCTCTTCTTCCAGCGTGAACTGGCTGACAGGATGGACAGTGATTTCGACGGCGTGCTGTCCGATCTGGAGGAGCTGCGCCGGGCGCTGGTGAACAGGAACGGCGCGGTGCTGAACCTGACCATGGACGAGGGCATGCTCGCCGCCCATGGCGAGCGCTTTCGGGAATTCGTGGCGAGCCTGCCGGGCGGCGCCCCGGTGCGCGCGGTCTGGCCTGGACTTGGCGAGGACGGGCACGAGGGGCTCGTCATCCCGGCTCAGGTCAATTATGTCGGCAAGATCTGCGACCTGCACAAAGCCGGCTACTCCTTTCACGGATCAAGTCTGGTGGCGGTCAAGTACCTGCGCACGACCTGGCTGTGGGAGCAGGTCCGGGTTCTGGGCGGAGCGTATGGCGGTTTTTGTAATTACGGGCGCCTTTCGGGTCTGATGAGCTTCGGCTCCTATCGCGATCCGAACGTCACCTCCACCCTGGCCGCTTTCGACGGCTGCGGAAAATTCCTGGAGACGGTCAGCCTGGACCGGGGCGAGCTCTTGAAGGCCATCATCGGCACTTCCGGCGATCTCGATCCGTATCAGCTCCCCGACTCCAAGGGTTTCACGGCCCTGAGCCAACACCTGGCCGGGGTGACCACCGAGACCCGCCAGCGCATCCGGGACGAGGTCCTGGCCACGGACGAGCGCCATTTCCGGGAATTCGGGGCGTTGCTGCGCGAGGTCGCGCCCACGGGACTGGTCTGCGTGCTCGGAGGCGAGGACTCCCTGACCAGGGCCGCTTCCCAGGGTCTCGACCTCACGCGCAGAATTCGTCTGCTTTAG
- the galE gene encoding UDP-glucose 4-epimerase GalE yields MSKILVTGGAGYIGSHTTLALLEAGYEVVVYDNLSTGKAEAVLPPARLVVGDLAHTEALDRLMAEEKFSAVLHFAGSIVVPESVENPLKYYMNNTNNTTELIRLAVKNAIPRFIFSSTAAVYGMPDTAAVTEDSPTRPINPYGRTKLMSEWVIGDTAAAHPGFSFVILRYFNVAGADPKGRIGQSTPDATHLIKVASQAALGRREALHIFGTDYDTPDGTCIRDYIHVADLAGAHVLALGHLEAGNPSDVFNCGYGHGYSVREIVSAVKEASGVDFPVVLSPRRAGDPPALISDPTRIRATMNWKPAHDDITAIALSAYRWEMGL; encoded by the coding sequence ATGTCCAAGATTCTGGTCACCGGCGGCGCCGGGTATATAGGTTCCCACACGACCCTGGCCCTGCTTGAGGCCGGTTACGAAGTCGTGGTTTACGACAATCTGTCCACGGGCAAAGCCGAGGCGGTGCTGCCCCCGGCCCGTCTGGTGGTCGGCGATCTGGCCCACACGGAAGCGCTGGACCGCCTCATGGCCGAGGAAAAATTTTCGGCGGTGCTGCATTTCGCGGGCTCCATCGTAGTGCCCGAGTCGGTGGAAAACCCGCTTAAATACTACATGAACAACACCAACAACACCACGGAACTGATCCGCCTGGCGGTGAAGAACGCCATACCGCGCTTCATCTTCTCCTCCACGGCCGCAGTCTACGGCATGCCGGACACCGCCGCCGTGACCGAGGACAGCCCCACTAGGCCCATCAACCCTTACGGGCGCACCAAGCTCATGAGCGAATGGGTCATCGGGGACACGGCCGCCGCGCATCCGGGCTTTTCCTTTGTCATCCTGCGCTACTTCAACGTGGCCGGAGCCGACCCCAAGGGACGCATCGGCCAGTCCACGCCCGACGCCACGCACCTGATCAAGGTCGCCTCCCAGGCCGCGCTGGGCCGCAGGGAAGCCCTGCACATCTTCGGCACGGACTACGACACCCCCGACGGAACCTGCATCCGCGACTACATCCACGTGGCCGATCTGGCCGGGGCCCATGTGCTGGCGCTTGGCCATCTGGAGGCCGGCAATCCTTCGGACGTCTTCAACTGCGGCTACGGACACGGCTATTCCGTGCGGGAAATCGTGAGCGCGGTGAAGGAAGCCAGCGGCGTGGATTTCCCCGTGGTCCTGAGTCCGCGCCGGGCAGGGGATCCGCCCGCGCTCATCTCCGACCCGACCCGCATCCGCGCGACCATGAACTGGAAGCCCGCCCACGACGACATAACGGCCATCGCCCTCTCGGCCTACAGGTGGGAAATGGGGCTCTGA